A single genomic interval of Bos indicus isolate NIAB-ARS_2022 breed Sahiwal x Tharparkar chromosome 5, NIAB-ARS_B.indTharparkar_mat_pri_1.0, whole genome shotgun sequence harbors:
- the LOC109559765 gene encoding LOW QUALITY PROTEIN: large ribosomal subunit protein uL15-like (The sequence of the model RefSeq protein was modified relative to this genomic sequence to represent the inferred CDS: inserted 1 base in 1 codon) yields the protein MPSRLRKTRKLRGHVSHGHGRIGKHRKHPGGRGNAGGMHHHRINFDKYHPGYFGKVGMRHYHXKRNQSFCPTVNLDKLWTLVSEQTRVNAAKNKTGAAPIIDVVRSGYYKVLGKGKLPKQPVIVKAKFFSRRAEEKIKGVGGACVLVA from the exons ATGCCATCCAGACTAAGGAAGACCCGGAAACTTAGAGGCCACGTGAGCCACGGCCACGGCCGCATCGGCAAACACCGGAAACACCCGGGAGGCCGAGGTAATGCTGGTGGCATGCATCATCACAGGATCAACTTCGACAAATATCACCCAGGATACTTTGGGAAAGTTGGTATGAGGCATTACC TTAAGAGGAACCAGAGTTTCTGCCCGACTGTCAACCTTGATAAATTGTGGACCTTGGTTAGTGAGCAGACACGAGTAAATGCTGCCAAGAACAAGACAGGAGCTGCTCCTATCATTGATGTGGTGCGATCAGGTTACTACAAAGTTCTGGGGAAAGGAAAGCTCCCAAAGCAGCCTGTCATCGTGAAGGCCAAATTCTTCAGCAGAAGAGCTGAGGAGAAGATTAAGGGTGTAGGTGGGGCTTGTGTCCTGGTGGCTTGA